A genomic window from Sporosarcina sp. Marseille-Q4063 includes:
- a CDS encoding FxsA family protein gives MRWLILLFIVVPTAELALLIYSGNTLGLLPTIGIILLTGIGGGYLAKRQGTKAWNEFRLKMTTMETPGTALIDGVCIFFGGIMLLIPGFITDALGLILLFQGPRNLLRPFIISWLAKKMKSGRIVIR, from the coding sequence ATGAGATGGCTCATCCTTTTATTTATCGTCGTTCCAACAGCGGAGTTGGCGTTACTTATTTACTCGGGTAATACATTAGGTTTACTACCGACAATCGGGATTATTTTACTCACTGGAATTGGCGGCGGCTACTTAGCGAAGAGGCAAGGAACGAAAGCATGGAATGAATTTAGACTTAAAATGACTACGATGGAGACTCCAGGAACTGCATTAATAGACGGCGTCTGCATCTTTTTTGGCGGAATCATGTTACTCATCCCGGGATTTATCACGGATGCGCTCGGCCTGATTTTGCTGTTTCAAGGTCCAAGAAATCTATTAAGACCTTTTATTATTAGTTGGTTGGCTAAAAAAATGAAAAGCGGTCGAATTGTTATTCGGTGA
- a CDS encoding MaoC/PaaZ C-terminal domain-containing protein, with protein sequence MILGKKRRLGRKIEEITVGEKLKLTEKIEDKDLLLYLGLTNDGNPLYIQHDYASQTPYENPIVPTIMLTGIISSAISKYLPGPGSHIVEQHLEFPKPVYHYATVDFLLEVINVDKSANKIIVKVEALDGDLAVVVSGKVKVTPPIVEDRLISGAMENF encoded by the coding sequence TTGATTCTAGGTAAGAAAAGAAGGCTTGGCAGAAAAATCGAAGAGATAACAGTGGGGGAAAAATTAAAGCTCACGGAAAAAATAGAAGACAAAGATTTACTTTTATATCTTGGGCTAACAAATGACGGGAATCCACTCTACATTCAACACGATTATGCATCGCAAACGCCATATGAAAATCCGATTGTTCCAACAATCATGTTGACGGGCATTATTTCTTCGGCTATTTCAAAATATCTACCGGGACCAGGTTCACATATTGTTGAACAACATCTCGAATTTCCTAAGCCCGTATATCATTATGCGACGGTAGATTTCCTGTTGGAAGTTATCAACGTCGATAAGTCGGCTAACAAAATAATCGTTAAAGTGGAAGCGCTAGATGGAGATCTGGCTGTTGTAGTTTCTGGAAAAGTGAAAGTAACACCTCCTATTGTGGAAGATCGACTTATTTCAGGGGCTATGGAAAATTTCTAA
- the citZ gene encoding citrate synthase: protein MTSTKGLEGVVATQSAISSIIDDTLTYVGYDIDDLANNASFEEVIYLLWHQRLPKEDELAELKQQLISNMTVPQEVYDHFKMYPIDKVHPMSALRTAVSLLGLYDEKSEDMSDEANYEKAIKIQAKIVTLVTAFGRIRKGLEPVAPNAELGYAANFLYMLSGNEPDAIEVEAFDKALVLHADHELNASTFTARVCVATLSDMYSGVTAAIGALKGPLHGGANEQVMKMLAEIGSVDKAEAYIKDKLANKEKIMGFGHRVYRQGDPRAKHLRDMSKKLTALRGEEKWYEMSVKIEEVFTAEKNLPPNVDFYSASVYHSLGIDHDLFTPIFAVSRVSGWIAHIREQYANNRLIRPRADYTGPGMQKYVPISER from the coding sequence ATGACATCAACCAAGGGATTAGAAGGAGTCGTCGCGACACAGTCTGCCATCAGTTCAATTATTGATGATACTCTTACATATGTCGGATATGACATTGACGACCTCGCTAATAATGCCAGTTTTGAAGAAGTTATCTATCTTCTATGGCATCAGCGATTACCAAAAGAGGACGAGCTTGCTGAACTTAAACAGCAACTTATTTCAAACATGACAGTTCCTCAGGAAGTATACGATCACTTTAAAATGTATCCAATTGACAAAGTACATCCTATGTCAGCTTTGCGCACCGCAGTTTCCCTTCTCGGATTATACGATGAAAAATCAGAAGATATGTCCGATGAAGCAAACTATGAAAAAGCGATTAAAATCCAAGCGAAAATTGTTACTTTGGTAACAGCATTCGGTCGAATCCGTAAAGGGTTAGAACCAGTCGCTCCAAATGCAGAATTAGGTTATGCTGCAAACTTCTTATACATGTTATCTGGAAATGAGCCTGATGCGATTGAAGTTGAAGCGTTCGACAAAGCACTCGTTCTTCATGCAGACCATGAATTGAATGCATCGACATTCACAGCACGAGTTTGCGTAGCGACACTTTCGGATATGTACTCGGGCGTCACAGCGGCGATCGGTGCACTCAAAGGACCTTTACACGGCGGAGCGAACGAGCAAGTTATGAAAATGCTTGCGGAAATCGGTTCGGTAGATAAAGCAGAAGCTTATATTAAAGATAAACTTGCAAATAAAGAAAAGATTATGGGATTCGGCCACCGTGTTTACCGTCAAGGTGATCCACGTGCGAAACATCTTCGTGACATGTCCAAGAAACTTACGGCATTACGCGGCGAAGAGAAGTGGTACGAGATGTCTGTTAAGATTGAAGAAGTCTTTACTGCTGAAAAGAATCTACCACCAAACGTAGATTTCTATTCTGCGTCAGTCTACCATTCTCTTGGCATTGATCATGATTTGTTCACGCCGATTTTTGCAGTTTCGCGTGTCTCAGGTTGGATTGCGCATATTCGCGAGCAATATGCAAACAACCGTTTAATTCGCCCACGTGCGGATTATACTGGTCCAGGCATGCAAAAGTATGTTCCGATTAGCGAACGCTAA
- the hflC gene encoding protease modulator HflC encodes MTNDKNPFKSFEERLFEKQQKQKSKGGPKKPGSPASPIEVKKYVKLTLILTSIFAIIVILIANVFIVKENEYRVVTQFGEIKRVIWEPGINIKVPFIQSVMTLPKSQMTYNVSEAEINTKDKKRIMIDNYAVWKITDPREMISNARNIVNAEMRMSEFIYSVVRTELGQLDYVDVVNDENSERGSLNDRVTERVNEFLDHGNFGIEIVDVRMKRIDLPEENEQSIYTRMISERESTAQTYLSEGDADKSRIEAETDREVTEMLAGASKKAAIIHAEGESEAAKIYNDTFSKDPEFYSLYRTLQSYTKTIGEDTMIIIPADSPYAKTLTGYFE; translated from the coding sequence ATGACAAACGATAAAAATCCGTTCAAAAGTTTTGAAGAAAGACTATTTGAAAAGCAACAAAAACAAAAATCTAAAGGCGGTCCCAAAAAGCCGGGAAGTCCAGCGTCGCCAATTGAAGTTAAAAAGTATGTTAAATTAACGCTGATTTTGACGTCTATTTTTGCGATAATTGTCATCTTAATCGCTAATGTTTTCATAGTTAAAGAGAATGAGTATCGGGTTGTCACTCAGTTTGGGGAAATTAAGAGGGTTATTTGGGAACCGGGTATCAATATTAAAGTGCCTTTCATTCAAAGCGTCATGACACTGCCGAAAAGCCAAATGACTTATAATGTCTCTGAAGCTGAGATTAACACGAAAGATAAAAAACGAATTATGATTGATAATTATGCAGTTTGGAAAATAACAGATCCTAGAGAAATGATTTCAAATGCACGAAACATTGTTAATGCGGAAATGCGCATGTCTGAATTCATCTATTCTGTTGTCCGTACTGAACTTGGGCAGCTTGACTACGTGGATGTCGTGAATGATGAAAATTCCGAACGGGGTTCATTGAACGACAGAGTTACCGAACGTGTTAATGAATTTTTAGATCATGGGAATTTCGGAATTGAAATTGTCGATGTTCGTATGAAACGAATTGACTTGCCTGAAGAAAACGAGCAATCAATCTACACGAGAATGATTTCTGAACGCGAATCAACTGCACAGACGTATTTATCTGAAGGGGATGCAGATAAAAGTAGAATTGAGGCGGAAACAGACCGTGAAGTGACTGAAATGTTAGCGGGGGCAAGTAAAAAAGCCGCGATTATTCACGCTGAAGGCGAATCTGAAGCCGCAAAAATTTACAATGATACTTTTTCAAAAGACCCTGAGTTTTATAGCTTATACCGGACACTACAATCCTACACGAAAACTATTGGCGAAGATACGATGATCATTATCCCGGCAGATTCACCGTACGCGAAAACTTTAACTGGTTATTTCGAATAG
- a CDS encoding response regulator transcription factor, with the protein MQRILIVEDEQPIRKLLEYNLKLSGYETISAADGEAAIELVQSEQPDLIVLDLMLPKLDGIEVCKRLRSQGSNIPIIMLTAKGDEFDKVHGLEIGADDYMTKPFSPREVVARIKAVLRRSKTEVDNSAVEETLQSGPLKVYLDRYEVYLHGEKLEFTPKEFELLAYFIQNKNRVLSRDLLLSAVWNYDFAGDTRIVDVHVSHLREKVEEDTRKPQFIKTVRGIGYKFEELDL; encoded by the coding sequence ATGCAAAGAATACTTATCGTTGAAGATGAACAACCGATTCGTAAATTACTTGAGTATAACTTAAAACTATCTGGTTACGAAACGATTAGTGCAGCCGATGGAGAAGCGGCCATTGAATTGGTGCAAAGTGAGCAGCCAGATTTAATTGTCCTTGATTTAATGTTGCCCAAGTTAGACGGAATCGAAGTATGTAAAAGACTTCGTTCGCAAGGGAGTAACATTCCGATCATCATGCTTACCGCAAAAGGCGATGAATTTGATAAAGTTCATGGTTTGGAAATCGGCGCCGATGATTACATGACAAAGCCGTTTAGTCCAAGAGAAGTTGTTGCGCGCATCAAAGCCGTTCTTAGACGAAGTAAGACAGAGGTAGATAATTCAGCGGTTGAAGAGACTTTACAATCAGGTCCGCTCAAAGTTTATTTGGACCGGTATGAAGTGTATCTTCACGGAGAAAAACTGGAGTTTACACCGAAGGAATTTGAACTACTTGCTTATTTCATTCAAAATAAGAATCGTGTCCTTTCTCGCGACTTATTGCTCAGTGCTGTATGGAATTATGATTTTGCGGGTGATACGCGAATTGTCGATGTTCATGTAAGTCATTTAAGAGAAAAAGTGGAAGAAGATACAAGAAAACCACAATTTATAAAAACCGTAAGAGGAATTGGTTATAAATTCGAGGAGCTGGATCTGTGA
- the icd gene encoding NADP-dependent isocitrate dehydrogenase: MTNGEKVTVSNGVLNVPNNPVIPFIIGDGTGPDIWNAASRVLEAAVEKAYNGEKELVWKEVLAGEKAFNETGEWLPQETLDTIEEYLIAIKGPLTTPIGGGFRSLNVALRQELDLYTCIRPVRYFEGVPSPVKRPEDCDMVIFRENTEDIYAGIEYEKGTDEVKKLVNFLQDEMGVKNIRFPETSGIGIKPVSEDGTKRLVRAAINYALDEGRKSVTLVHKGNIMKFTEGAFATWGYEVAEEEFADKVFTWRQYDKIKDAEGTDAANKAQEDAEASGKIIIKEAIADIFLQLILTRPKEYDVVATMNLNGDYISDALAAQVGGIGIAPGANINYVTGHAIFEATHGTAPKYAGLDVVNPSSVLLSGVLMLQHLGWNEAAKMIEESIEKTIASKVVTYDFARLMEGSTKVKTSEFADELIKNL, encoded by the coding sequence ATGACAAACGGTGAAAAAGTAACAGTATCAAATGGTGTTTTGAACGTTCCAAACAATCCAGTAATCCCATTTATTATCGGTGACGGTACAGGTCCTGATATTTGGAATGCAGCTTCACGCGTTCTAGAAGCAGCAGTTGAAAAAGCTTATAACGGCGAGAAAGAACTCGTATGGAAAGAAGTGCTAGCAGGAGAGAAAGCATTCAATGAAACAGGCGAATGGCTCCCGCAAGAAACACTAGATACGATCGAAGAGTATTTGATCGCTATTAAAGGGCCACTTACAACACCAATCGGCGGAGGTTTCCGTTCACTAAACGTTGCACTTCGTCAAGAACTAGATCTATACACATGCATTCGTCCAGTTCGTTACTTTGAAGGCGTTCCTTCACCAGTTAAACGTCCTGAAGATTGCGACATGGTTATCTTCCGTGAAAACACTGAAGATATTTATGCAGGTATCGAGTATGAAAAAGGAACAGACGAAGTTAAAAAGCTAGTTAACTTCTTACAAGATGAAATGGGCGTTAAAAACATCCGTTTCCCAGAAACTTCAGGTATCGGTATTAAGCCGGTTTCAGAAGATGGAACAAAACGTCTAGTTCGCGCTGCGATCAATTACGCACTTGATGAAGGACGTAAATCAGTGACGCTTGTTCATAAAGGAAACATCATGAAGTTCACTGAAGGCGCGTTCGCAACTTGGGGCTATGAAGTTGCTGAAGAAGAATTCGCAGACAAAGTATTCACATGGAGACAGTACGACAAGATTAAAGACGCAGAAGGTACTGACGCTGCAAACAAAGCACAAGAAGACGCTGAAGCTTCAGGTAAAATCATCATTAAAGAAGCAATCGCTGATATCTTCTTACAGTTAATCCTAACTCGTCCGAAAGAGTATGATGTTGTTGCGACAATGAACCTAAACGGTGACTATATTTCTGATGCACTTGCTGCACAAGTTGGCGGAATCGGAATTGCACCAGGAGCGAATATTAACTATGTAACGGGTCACGCAATCTTCGAAGCAACTCACGGTACTGCACCGAAATATGCTGGACTTGACGTTGTTAACCCATCATCAGTCCTTCTATCAGGTGTTCTAATGCTTCAACACCTTGGTTGGAATGAAGCAGCTAAAATGATCGAAGAATCGATTGAAAAGACAATTGCTTCTAAAGTTGTAACATATGACTTTGCACGACTAATGGAAGGTTCTACTAAAGTTAAAACTTCCGAGTTTGCAGACGAATTAATCAAAAATCTATAA
- the hflK gene encoding FtsH protease activity modulator HflK, which translates to MSVKRILMMIGMGILGIMLLIVGFTTWYTVDESEQAVVITFGKANTEVTNSGLHFKLPWPIQHVEVLSKETFSLKFGYKQEDGEVVDYDPETKMITGDEYIVLTDLVVQWKITEPTKFLFHAENPEEILHDATSASIRSIIGSSTIDAALTDGKAEIEAETRELLATLVDKYDIGIVIQGVKLQDVELPNSEVRAAFTAVTDARETKNTKINEARKYENQKSSEAIGERDAIISRATGQKTARIEQAHGDVSLFNKLHAEYKGNKEITRERLILETLEQVLPKAKIYIMNDNGETVKYLPLQQLENTSPPVSTKDEEEDEE; encoded by the coding sequence ATGAGTGTTAAACGAATATTAATGATGATTGGGATGGGGATTTTGGGAATTATGCTCCTCATAGTTGGTTTTACAACCTGGTACACAGTGGATGAATCGGAACAGGCAGTTGTGATTACATTCGGTAAAGCAAACACGGAAGTTACAAATTCGGGATTGCATTTTAAACTTCCTTGGCCAATTCAGCATGTTGAAGTTTTGTCGAAAGAGACTTTCAGTTTGAAATTCGGTTATAAGCAAGAAGACGGAGAAGTTGTCGACTATGATCCTGAAACGAAAATGATTACGGGAGATGAATATATCGTCTTAACCGATTTGGTTGTCCAATGGAAAATTACTGAACCAACCAAGTTTTTATTTCATGCCGAGAATCCTGAAGAAATTTTACATGATGCAACGTCTGCTTCAATCCGGTCAATTATTGGTAGCTCAACGATTGACGCTGCATTAACGGATGGAAAAGCGGAAATAGAGGCAGAGACAAGGGAACTCCTGGCGACTTTAGTAGATAAGTATGATATCGGCATCGTTATTCAAGGCGTGAAACTTCAAGACGTAGAACTTCCAAACTCTGAAGTTCGAGCTGCATTTACAGCAGTTACGGATGCTCGTGAAACGAAAAACACGAAAATTAACGAAGCCAGAAAATACGAAAACCAAAAAAGCAGTGAAGCAATCGGAGAACGTGATGCAATCATTTCCCGTGCAACCGGTCAAAAAACAGCCCGTATTGAACAAGCGCATGGTGACGTATCTCTTTTCAATAAATTACATGCAGAATACAAAGGCAATAAAGAAATAACGCGTGAACGTTTAATCTTGGAAACGCTTGAACAAGTGTTACCGAAGGCTAAAATATACATTATGAATGACAACGGTGAAACAGTGAAATATTTACCGTTGCAACAATTGGAGAACACTTCACCTCCAGTCTCGACTAAAGACGAAGAGGAGGATGAAGAGTAA
- a CDS encoding AI-2E family transporter, whose translation MSIHNKNQKIARILFIKWLPIILTIIVIFMFPPVAFAVIAAYFTAPLLTAVHSLTKLPLTIATIFVILILFFLTCSFIYVGIHGIMDLVPAIERHLTPLTLNTDIISKVLSFLESKIIQYGQAILEYTLMIIQTLFQRLFSFFIFLLAYFFALRESGKNRFWFLVYFPVEMRKQAKKSLSEASKVIGTFVSVEARLIFLTFIILSIGFSLLHFKSPFGIAFLISLVDGLPFLGIGIFLIPMIVFFIHTGNLFVGVSLIFLYLLTITTRQFTESYMWASTFQLKPVHAFLIMACSIYLFGFVGILLSPFLLFAAYKIKQHPLFTE comes from the coding sequence ATGTCTATTCATAATAAAAATCAAAAAATCGCTAGAATATTGTTTATAAAATGGCTGCCAATCATTCTAACGATTATTGTTATTTTTATGTTTCCGCCTGTGGCATTTGCGGTTATCGCAGCTTATTTTACCGCGCCTCTTCTTACAGCAGTTCATTCTTTGACAAAACTACCACTAACTATTGCAACTATTTTTGTTATTCTTATTCTTTTCTTTCTTACCTGTTCGTTTATTTACGTTGGCATTCATGGAATAATGGATCTTGTTCCGGCCATAGAGCGTCACTTGACGCCACTAACTTTAAATACAGATATAATTAGCAAGGTGCTGTCTTTTCTCGAAAGCAAAATTATTCAATATGGACAGGCAATTCTTGAATATACGCTTATGATTATCCAAACATTGTTCCAACGTCTTTTCAGTTTTTTCATTTTCCTTTTGGCTTACTTTTTTGCATTACGAGAGTCCGGAAAAAATCGTTTTTGGTTTCTCGTTTACTTTCCTGTAGAAATGCGCAAGCAAGCAAAAAAATCACTGTCAGAAGCAAGTAAAGTAATCGGCACCTTTGTATCCGTTGAAGCACGGTTAATTTTTTTAACATTTATCATTTTATCAATTGGGTTTTCACTTTTACACTTCAAATCTCCGTTTGGAATCGCATTCCTAATTTCGCTTGTTGACGGATTGCCTTTTCTAGGAATAGGAATCTTCTTGATCCCGATGATCGTTTTTTTCATCCACACCGGTAATTTATTCGTTGGCGTATCGCTTATTTTTCTTTACTTATTGACAATAACGACGCGACAATTTACCGAGTCCTATATGTGGGCCTCAACCTTTCAACTAAAACCGGTTCATGCATTTTTAATCATGGCTTGCTCCATTTATCTATTTGGTTTTGTAGGCATTCTATTATCGCCTTTTCTGCTATTTGCTGCCTATAAAATTAAACAACATCCGCTATTCACCGAATAA
- the mdh gene encoding malate dehydrogenase — MTMTRKKVSVIGSGFTGATTAFLLAQKELADIVLVDIPQMENPTKGKALDMLEAGPVQGFDANIIGTSNYSYTQDSDIVIITAGIARKPGMSRDDLVQTNQKIMKAVTSEIVKYSPNSTIIVLTNPVDAMTYTVYQASGFPKERVIGQSGVLDTARFRTFVAQELNLSVKDVTGFVLGGHGDDMVPLVRYSYAGGIPLETLISPERLEEIVDRTRNGGAEIVNLLGNGSAYYAPAASLVEMAEAILKDQKRVLPAIAFLEGEYDLDGIYLGVPTVLGAKGIEKIIELDLTEDEKVALSKSADSVRAVMKVLA; from the coding sequence ATGACAATGACACGCAAGAAAGTATCGGTTATCGGTTCCGGCTTCACTGGCGCAACGACTGCATTTCTTTTAGCGCAAAAAGAATTAGCTGACATTGTTCTTGTAGATATTCCTCAAATGGAGAATCCAACAAAAGGGAAAGCACTTGATATGCTTGAAGCAGGTCCGGTTCAAGGGTTTGACGCAAACATTATTGGGACTTCAAACTACTCGTATACCCAGGATTCTGATATTGTGATCATTACAGCGGGTATTGCACGAAAACCAGGCATGAGCCGTGATGATTTAGTACAGACTAACCAAAAGATCATGAAGGCCGTAACAAGTGAAATTGTGAAGTATTCTCCAAATTCAACAATTATCGTTTTAACAAATCCAGTTGATGCGATGACATATACAGTTTATCAAGCATCTGGTTTCCCGAAAGAACGTGTAATCGGACAATCGGGTGTATTGGATACTGCACGTTTCCGTACGTTTGTAGCGCAGGAGCTTAACCTCTCTGTGAAAGATGTAACAGGATTCGTTCTGGGTGGGCATGGGGATGACATGGTTCCTCTTGTACGTTATTCTTATGCAGGTGGAATTCCATTAGAAACTTTAATTTCACCAGAACGACTTGAAGAAATCGTTGATCGTACGCGTAACGGCGGAGCGGAAATTGTAAATCTGTTAGGCAATGGTTCTGCATATTACGCGCCTGCAGCATCATTAGTCGAAATGGCCGAAGCAATCTTAAAAGACCAGAAACGCGTTCTTCCTGCAATTGCTTTTTTAGAAGGTGAATATGATCTTGACGGAATTTACCTGGGTGTGCCGACTGTTCTCGGTGCTAAGGGAATTGAAAAGATTATTGAACTTGATTTAACTGAAGACGAAAAAGTGGCTCTTTCCAAATCTGCAGATTCAGTTAGGGCTGTAATGAAAGTATTAGCATAA
- the pnpS gene encoding two-component system histidine kinase PnpS, whose product MKGLYGRLVLANILFLSVLLTGLGIVLGQFFPLFNQGADPIIKRDYLLFLLIVLLTALFVSLYIITRLLLQYIKPIDEVTSNAIKLAEGDYSVHTAMIEKERKNDLSSAIYSISQTMQEISTEREMEKERLNTLIESMGSGLLMFGRGGTLNLVNGVFRTTFGFKDDEKLIGKTVNSLELPGELESLIEDVYMTEQSCETQLNLQVNGVSSSVNVYGAPVIGNYGNWLGIVVVIHDITELVRLEKIRKDFVANVSHELRTPVTSIKGFAETLLDGAMNDQTVMKEFLEIIQKESNRLKRLIDELLVLSDVEREGFTLQYSEVGLKKMIYEAIQVVSGRIEEKDMVVSFDMPNEIVIDGDEGRLIQVMVNLLSNAIIYSMKDTTITIEVKEIEDDVVIIVKDEGIGIKESELERLFERFYRVDRARSRDSGGTGLGLAIVKHLIEVHGGTIQVESKSNVGTSFSLRIPRRKRNY is encoded by the coding sequence ATGAAGGGTCTATACGGCCGTCTCGTTCTTGCAAATATATTATTTTTATCGGTTCTATTAACTGGCCTGGGAATTGTACTGGGCCAGTTTTTTCCCTTGTTCAATCAAGGCGCGGATCCTATTATAAAACGTGATTATTTACTGTTTCTTTTGATTGTTTTACTGACAGCATTATTTGTTTCGCTCTATATAATTACACGTTTACTATTGCAATATATTAAACCGATTGATGAAGTAACTTCCAATGCGATTAAGCTCGCGGAAGGGGATTATTCTGTACATACTGCAATGATTGAAAAAGAACGAAAAAATGATCTTTCATCAGCAATTTATTCGATTTCACAAACGATGCAAGAAATTTCAACGGAACGAGAAATGGAAAAAGAACGTTTAAATACGCTTATTGAAAGCATGGGGAGCGGCCTTTTAATGTTCGGACGTGGGGGGACGCTTAATCTCGTTAATGGTGTTTTTAGAACGACATTCGGTTTTAAGGATGATGAAAAGTTAATTGGAAAAACCGTGAATTCCCTTGAACTGCCTGGAGAGCTTGAGAGTCTTATTGAAGATGTCTATATGACTGAACAATCTTGCGAAACCCAATTGAATTTACAAGTTAATGGCGTGTCATCTTCCGTGAATGTATATGGTGCTCCAGTCATCGGCAATTACGGCAATTGGTTAGGGATTGTCGTTGTCATACATGATATCACTGAATTAGTAAGGCTTGAAAAAATTCGAAAAGATTTTGTAGCGAATGTTTCTCATGAACTAAGAACCCCAGTGACATCGATTAAAGGATTTGCAGAAACTTTACTCGACGGTGCAATGAATGATCAAACAGTCATGAAAGAATTTCTTGAAATTATTCAAAAAGAAAGCAATCGACTGAAGCGATTAATCGATGAATTATTAGTATTGTCAGATGTTGAAAGGGAAGGCTTCACGCTTCAATACAGTGAAGTCGGCTTGAAGAAAATGATTTATGAGGCAATACAAGTTGTCAGTGGTCGCATTGAAGAGAAAGATATGGTTGTTAGCTTTGATATGCCAAATGAAATTGTGATTGACGGCGATGAAGGCCGCTTAATTCAAGTGATGGTAAATCTGTTGTCGAATGCAATCATTTATTCAATGAAAGACACGACGATAACGATAGAAGTTAAGGAAATTGAAGACGACGTAGTCATTATCGTTAAAGACGAAGGGATTGGAATTAAAGAATCGGAATTAGAACGGCTTTTTGAAAGGTTTTATCGAGTCGACCGTGCTAGAAGTCGCGATTCAGGCGGCACGGGACTTGGGCTAGCGATTGTTAAACATTTAATCGAAGTCCACGGCGGAACGATACAAGTTGAAAGTAAATCAAATGTCGGTACTAGTTTCAGTTTAAGGATTCCTAGGCGGAAACGAAACTATTAA